ATCCCGGAAAAGTCTTAAGCAGGACATTTATCCTTGAGCAGGTCTGGGGGTATCATTACGACACACTCACGAATGTGGTTGATGTTTATATACGTTATTTACGAAAGAAGATCGATCAGGGGTCTTCAAAAAAACTGATTCAAACCGTTCGCGATGTCGGATACAAGATAACGGAATAATCTCTCAGCATACATAACGTCCCGTCCCCCCTCTTTTTTTTTGACGCTTTTGAACCCCTAGAAGTGAAAACCAAAACCAAAAAATAACGGTTGAAGACCGAAAAGGCCAAGCAGGCCGGTGGCAACACCCGCCATAATGAACAAAAAAGGAAGGAAGACCAGGCCCTGCGACACCGGATGCTCCCAGGAAATTCGGTGCATCAGCGGCTGAAGGGTAAATGCGATCGCCAGCCCCAATAATGAGAGATTTGCCAATAAAATCGCCATCGAACCGAAAGCCACACCGCAAAAAAGCTCAAACGCCTGAACCGCACCATGGTTCGGATGACTCTCCATAAATAATTTTTTGATATTTTTCCAGAATTTCTTAATGAAATGAATGTCTTTTTCTCCTTTATCCTGAAGGGCGTAGCTGGTCTGGTCGCCGGTGACGAAGAAGGTTGCCTTTTTTGTTATAAAATAAGAAAAGACCCCAAGAGCAGCTATTGGGCCCAGCGCGGCATAAATGGAGGTACTGCGGCAAAGAAATTTGAAAAGATGAAACGGCCTCTTCCAGAATTCAATAACGAAACAGAGGACCGGCGCGAGCATGGTGAGGACTGTAATCAGGAAAAAGTCTGCGCTAAAAACCACTTCAAACCCGGGACCCAAGCCGCGCATCGGCAAAATGAATTCGGTTCCACCGAAGCTGAGGGTTAGGGGTCTTGGCGTTCCGAAGAGTATCGGGAGGACCACATTAGCATCAATAATGAAAAGAAAGTAAAACATGGAGAGAGGGAGGTTCAGTGTCGGGAATAGGATATCTGCTTTTTCTGCCACGGAGATCTTCCTGGAACGAAGAATTCTCCCGGCCTCATGAGTCAAGAGTTCACAGGTCCCACGGGTCCACTTCATGAAACGAATACGAAATGACCGTACCGAATCTGGAAAATCCTCAAGACACATCACATCTTCTGCGAACGTGCCTTTCCAGCCCTTCTCCCGGAGGCGGACCGCATAAGCGAGATCTTCGCTGACCAGGTGAGGAAATCCCCCGACCTCTTCCCAGCACTGTCTCCGCAAGACGGCGCCATGACCGAGTAACATCACAAACCCATACCTGTTGCGAAGCGGTTGATACCAACGCCAATGGATGTCAATTCCATCCCCCATTTCCCTTGCCAGAAGGGAGGCGCCCTGTCGATTACACCGGTGATTGGCTTGGACAAAACCACACGATGGATTACTTAATAACAGGGGGACCATTTTTTTCAGAAAATCTGCAGGTAGGATTTCATCGGCATCAGCCAACGCAAAGACTGTCTCTTGGGAGGCAACACCCGCGAGGGCATGGTTGAGGTTCCCCGCCTT
The nucleotide sequence above comes from Candidatus Manganitrophaceae bacterium. Encoded proteins:
- a CDS encoding glycosyltransferase codes for the protein MPSFTEILTSPKRMFQLRSSSTKSERRHSDSIPSANLFLFTFLSWLTALAWYHPRLIQLFNMTEGPFQWGAIVFFIFFVELAWLYGFYNIGVIIFAAIYKCRSRRERSVEQVLPSQQPPVAILYATYNDFIANSALSCVQQDYPDYTVYLLDDSTDQVYRKQVDDFAALYPDRVRVVRRSNRQGFKAGNLNHALAGVASQETVFALADADEILPADFLKKMVPLLLSNPSCGFVQANHRCNRQGASLLAREMGDGIDIHWRWYQPLRNRYGFVMLLGHGAVLRRQCWEEVGGFPHLVSEDLAYAVRLREKGWKGTFAEDVMCLEDFPDSVRSFRIRFMKWTRGTCELLTHEAGRILRSRKISVAEKADILFPTLNLPLSMFYFLFIIDANVVLPILFGTPRPLTLSFGGTEFILPMRGLGPGFEVVFSADFFLITVLTMLAPVLCFVIEFWKRPFHLFKFLCRSTSIYAALGPIAALGVFSYFITKKATFFVTGDQTSYALQDKGEKDIHFIKKFWKNIKKLFMESHPNHGAVQAFELFCGVAFGSMAILLANLSLLGLAIAFTLQPLMHRISWEHPVSQGLVFLPFLFIMAGVATGLLGLFGLQPLFFGFGFHF